Proteins encoded by one window of Rhodamnia argentea isolate NSW1041297 chromosome 6, ASM2092103v1, whole genome shotgun sequence:
- the LOC115745917 gene encoding uncharacterized protein LOC115745917 gives MKLLSSSPSFSSSTICTSSDAYLCSPKGSTSGGCITGVLRRILCSRSLPTHPFECDKDRDQFKPKGKNEPNTTPGIVARLMGLESLPNSSSTHTHKSPNSISRSRSLNYLDFKEDECDDDETKWQHLRVSSTLSFRETPTYLEIENEEFLVLNFGNGSEKEGRKRRSSKSKTQCGKPKGESERGGATESSSSDSVLANDDLGTPETLRSQVTKVCQSVRSLEAACGSEEDSSPVSVLDFGEFISDPQVSTSDDSRSERPSSRKKLAPELENNEHSSPRSDSDLLDDQPKQSEGKRHGSRKRRQSYSEMWSQICKISEEETIELDWLDPRMVRREDIEGIGQELELQIFCELLDELLDNTSSTPE, from the exons ATGAAGTTGCTATCATCATcgccttccttttcttcctccaCTATTTGCACCTCCTCTGATGCATACTTGTGCAGTCCTAAAGGTTCAACAAGTGGTGGATGCATCACAGGAGTCTTGCGCAGAATCCTTTGCTCTCGCAGCCTCCCTACTCATCCATTTGAGTGTGACAAGGACAGAGATCAGTTCAAGCCCAAAGGGAAGAACGAACCAAACACAACTCCAGGCATCGTCGCGAGGCTCATGGGCTTGGAATCTTTACCAAACTCCAGCTCAACGCACACCCACAAATCCCCTAATTCAATTTCAAGAAGCCGGTCCCTGAATTACTTGGACTTCAAAGAAGATGAGTGCGACGATGACGAGACGAAATGGCAGCATCTCCGAGTCAGTTCGACGCTGTCGTTCCGGGAGACGCCGACGTACCTCGAGATAGAAAACGAAGAGTTCTTGGTTTTGAATTTCGGAAACGGCAGTGAAAAAGAAGGGAGGAAGAGAAGATCAAGCAAAAGCAAAACTCAATGTGGAAAACCGAAGGGGGAAAGTGAAAGAGGCGGAGCTACAGAGTCAAGCTCAAGCGATTCAGTTTTGGCGAACGATGATCTGGGCACACCGGAAACATTACGTTCTCAGGTTACGAAAGTGTGTCAAAGTGTTCGTAGCTTGGAAGCAGCGTGCGGCTCTGAAGAAGATTCAAGCCCAGTTTCAGTTCTTGATTTTGGCGAATTCATTAGTGACCCTCAAGTGTCCACATCAG atGACTCGAGATCGGAACGTCCAAGCTCGAGGAAGAAATTGGCACCGGAGCTTGAAAACAACGAGCACTCCTCTCCACGTAGCGACAGTGATCTCCTAGACGATCAGCCGAAGCAAAGCGAAGGCAAGCGTCATGGATCAAGGAAACGAAGACAGAGCTACTCGGAAATGTGGAGCCAGATCTGCAAGATTAGCGAGGAAGAGACGATTGAACTCGATTGGTTGGACCCAAGAATGGTGAGGCGTGAAGACATTGAAGGCATCGGCCAAGAACTTGAACTGCAGATCTTTTGTGAGTTGCTAGATGAGCTACTAGATAATACATCTTCGACTCCTGAATGA
- the LOC115745908 gene encoding U-box domain-containing protein 43-like isoform X2, with protein MTLSAAAAVESVRRSLARLSSSDHNHQFENSKRFCAFVPRLQLLIDQLLLPSPSPENLPASVQTSLRGIAVDLESAAETVLAYVSKSKVTEDEERVHLSLQKEGEGRRASKAVQSAIVMELARALGMEAHKYTELSAQVKLLKNDLVRSNSITERRILISLEKILTNWSMEPNIQTGGMDLDFEEGAQISPFKNFLCPLTKEVMKDPVVLESSQTYEREAIKYWFERCIDDARDVTCPVTGQVLKSLELKPNIGLAGAIEEWVNRNIEIQVKSAVQCLSEEPLKLDEVERVLDSIYRIAEDYPSSRYRVRNAGLVLIIIKLLRNSSKSIGTHLRSKTLLALLGMAKDEESKKIMLEEGMTRLAIHSLTGSSEKEREHAIKLLREFSNDEAYCKKIALEKGALVLLTSLAGNLEHPTLSNLAVEVLARIETIEENIQYLAAAGRFEPLLSRLCEGSDEVRITMATMLGSMTMTSNSKLLVARQSAKILVPMLAKEEGKAPSLRALHNLSSVDDNASILVNSSMLPSLIYILFEDQDASLELKELAASTMANVVSNPGHWELACTDKKGHLLQSKPIITKLLGLLSSASSKCQASALRILYGMSLSPQASESVASYIMDGQGLEKIILFLDHAEDEQRLHACKLTRLLSERFHQDLASRLRSSDKIPLLKEKILDRKTIESERSDTACILANLPLAEEDVTTLLGASFLRWSVDTIKNHQQKSKGRTFKSQPSMVEGLLGLLLQFTRSTDPEILSVIRELSLMSVFCEQLNFPSKPRMKQLAALGLKNLSETGRVVAAGHLEPPPPQRLCSSLVFMCGCVPPEPSRCPIHNSLCEEHAHLCLLQCNCIKPLVDLLDDEDTDVQVAAVEALSTLILESSRSLKCAVEEFERQDAVDALINLFSEVRAGELQERTAWMIERIIRVESQSSRHSLNQNLVRALIEALRHGNANTKRHAQDALTNLKQISGVSGSSSSQIQLRR; from the exons ATGACGCtatccgccgccgccgccgtggaGTCCGTCCGCCGATCGCTCGCCCGCCTCTCCTCCTCCGACCACAACCACCAGTTCGAGAACTCGAAGCGGTTCTGCGCCTTCGTCCCGCGGCTCCAGCTCCTCATCGATCAGCTCCTCCTCCCTTCGCCGTCACCGGAGAACCTCCCCGCGTCCGTGCAGACCTCCCTCCGGGGGATCGCCGTCGATCTGGAGAGCGCGGCCGAGACGGTGTTGGCGTACGTGAGCAAGAGCAAG GTGACTGAGGATGAGGAGAGAGTGCATCTTAGTCTgcagaaggaaggagaagggaGAAGAGCAAGTAAAGCAGTGCAAAGTGCTATAGTGATGGAGCTAGCTAGAGCATTAGGGATGGAAGCACATAAGTACACAGAATTATCTGCTCAAGTTAAGCTCCTGAAGAACGACTTAGTTCGCTCAAACTCAATAacagagaggcggattctgatcTCTCTGGAGAAGATTCTGACTAACTGGTCCATGGAACCCAACATTCAGACCGGCGGTATGGATCTCGATTTTGAAGAAGGCGCACAAATCTCGCCTTTCAAGAACTTCCTCTGTCCCTTGACTAAGGAAGTCATGAAGGATCCCGTGGTGCTGGAGTCATCTCAGACGTATGAGCGGGAGGCAATCAAGTATTGGTTCGAGCGGTGTATAGACGATGCCCGAGACGTGACTTGCCCTGTCACAGGTCAAGTGCTCAAGTCTTTAGAGCTTAAACCAAACATCGGACTGGCTGGGGCAATTGAGGAATGGGTTAATAGGAACATAGAAATCCAGGTCAAATCAGCAGTGCAGTGTCTTAGCGAGGAACCTCTTAAGTTAGACGAGGTTGAGAGAGTACTGGACAGTATATATAGGATAGCAGAAGATTATCCCTCTAGCAGATACAGAGTGAGGAATGCTGGTCTCGTTCTTATCATCATAAAGTTGCTTAGGAACTCTTCAAAGAGCATCGGAACACACTTGAGAAGCAAAACTCTTCTTGCCTTGCTCGGCATGGCAAAGGATGAAGAAAGCAAG AAAATAATGCTTGAGGAGGGGATGACTAGATTGGCAATACACAGTCTTACTGGGAGCtctgaaaaggaaagagagcaTGCTATTAAACTGTTGCGCGAGTTCTCAAATGATGAAGCTTATTGCAAAAAGATCGCGTTGGAGAAAGGGGCACTAGTTCTCCTCACCAGCTTGGCAGGAAATCTTGAGCATCCCACTTTATCCAATCTAGCAGTGGAGGTCTTAGCACGAATTGAGACCATTGAGGAGAACATCCAATATTTAGCAGCAGCTGGAAGATTTGAACCGCTACTGAGCCGGCTCTGTGAAG GGAGTGATGAGGTCAGAATAACGATGGCAACCATGTTGGGAAGCATGACCATGACAAGTAACAGCAAATTGCTTGTTGCCAGACAAAGCGCTAAAATACTTGTTCCAATGTTggcgaaggaagaaggaaaggcaCCTAGCTTGCGGGCATTGCATAACCTATCAAGCGTTGATGATAATGCTAGCATACTCGTTAATTCTTCCATGCTTCCATCTCTTATATACATCCTCTTCGAGGACCAGGATGCTTCACTGGAACTGAAGGAATTAGCAGCCTCAACAATGGCTAATGTAGTCTCGAATCCTGGGCACTGGGAATTAGCATGTACTGACAAGAAAGGCCATTTACTGCAGTCTAAACCAATTATCACGAAACTTTTGGGGCTCTTATCTTCTGCCTCTTCTAAATGCCAAGCTTCCGCACTTCGCATTTTATATGGCATGTCATTGTCTCCACAGGCATCAG AGTCTGTAGCTTCTTACATAATGGACGGCCAGGGACTCGAAAAGATCATATTGTTTCTCGATCATGCAGAAGACGAACAGAGACTTCATGCTTGCAAACTTACTAGACTGCTCTCTGAACGATTTCATCAAGATTTAGCAAGTCGACTGAGATCTTCCGACAAGATTCCTCTGCTTAAAGAGAAGATTTTAGATAGAAAAACAATTGAGAGTGAAAGGTCTGATACAGCATGCATACTTGCTAATCTTCCTCTAGCCGAAGAGGATGTGACAACTCTCCTCGGAGCTAGTTTCTTGAGATGGTCAGTCGATACGATAAAAAATCATCAGCAAAAGTCTAAGGGGAGAACTTTCAAATCTCAGCCAAGCATGGTCGAAGGACTTCTTGGCCTCTTACTTCAATTTACCAGATCCACTGACCCGGAGATTCTATCTGTGATTAGAGAGTTGAGCCTGATGAGCGTGTTCTGTGAGCAGCTTAACTTTCCTTCAAAACCCAGAATGAAGCAACTCGCTGCCCTTGGATTGAAGAATCTGTCGGAAACTGGAAGGGTGGTTGCTGCTGGACACTTAGAACCACCGCCACCTCAGCGGTTGTGCTCTTCCTTGGTATTCATGTGTGGCTGTGTCCCTCCCGAACCTTCTCGATGCCCCATACACAACTCTCTGTGCGAAGAGCACGCTCATTTGTGTTTGCTACAGTGCAACTGTATCAAGCCTCTAGTTGATCTCCTTGATGACGAGGACACTGATGTCCAAGTCGCTGCAGTGGAGGCGCTTTCCACTCTCATTTTAGAAAGTTCCAGGAGTTTGAAGTGTGCTGTCGAGGAGTTTGAGAGGCAAGATGCCGTTGATGCTTTAATTAACCTTTTCTCGGAAGTTCGAGCTGGTGAACTTCAGGAGAGGACGGCTTGGATGATAGAAAGGATAATTAGAGTGGAAAGCCAATCCTCTCGCCACTCGCTCAATCAGAACCTGGTTAGGGCCTTGATAGAAGCCTTGAGGCATGGGAATGCTAACACAAAGAGGCATGCTCAAGATGCTCTTACCAATCTAAAACAGATATCAGGAGTTAGTGGAAGTTCCTCGAGTCAGATTCAGTTAAGAAGGTAG
- the LOC115745908 gene encoding U-box domain-containing protein 43-like isoform X1, whose product MTLSAAAAVESVRRSLARLSSSDHNHQFENSKRFCAFVPRLQLLIDQLLLPSPSPENLPASVQTSLRGIAVDLESAAETVLAYVSKSKVFVLINCKSLLASIQQRTAAIGGWLALLESAIHENPDLKKKIADLSRDMKQAEFIVTEDEERVHLSLQKEGEGRRASKAVQSAIVMELARALGMEAHKYTELSAQVKLLKNDLVRSNSITERRILISLEKILTNWSMEPNIQTGGMDLDFEEGAQISPFKNFLCPLTKEVMKDPVVLESSQTYEREAIKYWFERCIDDARDVTCPVTGQVLKSLELKPNIGLAGAIEEWVNRNIEIQVKSAVQCLSEEPLKLDEVERVLDSIYRIAEDYPSSRYRVRNAGLVLIIIKLLRNSSKSIGTHLRSKTLLALLGMAKDEESKKIMLEEGMTRLAIHSLTGSSEKEREHAIKLLREFSNDEAYCKKIALEKGALVLLTSLAGNLEHPTLSNLAVEVLARIETIEENIQYLAAAGRFEPLLSRLCEGSDEVRITMATMLGSMTMTSNSKLLVARQSAKILVPMLAKEEGKAPSLRALHNLSSVDDNASILVNSSMLPSLIYILFEDQDASLELKELAASTMANVVSNPGHWELACTDKKGHLLQSKPIITKLLGLLSSASSKCQASALRILYGMSLSPQASESVASYIMDGQGLEKIILFLDHAEDEQRLHACKLTRLLSERFHQDLASRLRSSDKIPLLKEKILDRKTIESERSDTACILANLPLAEEDVTTLLGASFLRWSVDTIKNHQQKSKGRTFKSQPSMVEGLLGLLLQFTRSTDPEILSVIRELSLMSVFCEQLNFPSKPRMKQLAALGLKNLSETGRVVAAGHLEPPPPQRLCSSLVFMCGCVPPEPSRCPIHNSLCEEHAHLCLLQCNCIKPLVDLLDDEDTDVQVAAVEALSTLILESSRSLKCAVEEFERQDAVDALINLFSEVRAGELQERTAWMIERIIRVESQSSRHSLNQNLVRALIEALRHGNANTKRHAQDALTNLKQISGVSGSSSSQIQLRR is encoded by the exons ATGACGCtatccgccgccgccgccgtggaGTCCGTCCGCCGATCGCTCGCCCGCCTCTCCTCCTCCGACCACAACCACCAGTTCGAGAACTCGAAGCGGTTCTGCGCCTTCGTCCCGCGGCTCCAGCTCCTCATCGATCAGCTCCTCCTCCCTTCGCCGTCACCGGAGAACCTCCCCGCGTCCGTGCAGACCTCCCTCCGGGGGATCGCCGTCGATCTGGAGAGCGCGGCCGAGACGGTGTTGGCGTACGTGAGCAAGAGCAAGGTCTTCGTGCTCATCAATTGCAAGTCGCTTTTAGCGTCAATTCAGCAACGGACGGCGGCGATTGGAGGATGGCTCGCGTTGCTGGAGTCGGCTATTCACGAAAATCctgatctcaagaaaaaaattgccGATCTCTCCAGAGACATGAAGCAGGCTGAATTCATA GTGACTGAGGATGAGGAGAGAGTGCATCTTAGTCTgcagaaggaaggagaagggaGAAGAGCAAGTAAAGCAGTGCAAAGTGCTATAGTGATGGAGCTAGCTAGAGCATTAGGGATGGAAGCACATAAGTACACAGAATTATCTGCTCAAGTTAAGCTCCTGAAGAACGACTTAGTTCGCTCAAACTCAATAacagagaggcggattctgatcTCTCTGGAGAAGATTCTGACTAACTGGTCCATGGAACCCAACATTCAGACCGGCGGTATGGATCTCGATTTTGAAGAAGGCGCACAAATCTCGCCTTTCAAGAACTTCCTCTGTCCCTTGACTAAGGAAGTCATGAAGGATCCCGTGGTGCTGGAGTCATCTCAGACGTATGAGCGGGAGGCAATCAAGTATTGGTTCGAGCGGTGTATAGACGATGCCCGAGACGTGACTTGCCCTGTCACAGGTCAAGTGCTCAAGTCTTTAGAGCTTAAACCAAACATCGGACTGGCTGGGGCAATTGAGGAATGGGTTAATAGGAACATAGAAATCCAGGTCAAATCAGCAGTGCAGTGTCTTAGCGAGGAACCTCTTAAGTTAGACGAGGTTGAGAGAGTACTGGACAGTATATATAGGATAGCAGAAGATTATCCCTCTAGCAGATACAGAGTGAGGAATGCTGGTCTCGTTCTTATCATCATAAAGTTGCTTAGGAACTCTTCAAAGAGCATCGGAACACACTTGAGAAGCAAAACTCTTCTTGCCTTGCTCGGCATGGCAAAGGATGAAGAAAGCAAG AAAATAATGCTTGAGGAGGGGATGACTAGATTGGCAATACACAGTCTTACTGGGAGCtctgaaaaggaaagagagcaTGCTATTAAACTGTTGCGCGAGTTCTCAAATGATGAAGCTTATTGCAAAAAGATCGCGTTGGAGAAAGGGGCACTAGTTCTCCTCACCAGCTTGGCAGGAAATCTTGAGCATCCCACTTTATCCAATCTAGCAGTGGAGGTCTTAGCACGAATTGAGACCATTGAGGAGAACATCCAATATTTAGCAGCAGCTGGAAGATTTGAACCGCTACTGAGCCGGCTCTGTGAAG GGAGTGATGAGGTCAGAATAACGATGGCAACCATGTTGGGAAGCATGACCATGACAAGTAACAGCAAATTGCTTGTTGCCAGACAAAGCGCTAAAATACTTGTTCCAATGTTggcgaaggaagaaggaaaggcaCCTAGCTTGCGGGCATTGCATAACCTATCAAGCGTTGATGATAATGCTAGCATACTCGTTAATTCTTCCATGCTTCCATCTCTTATATACATCCTCTTCGAGGACCAGGATGCTTCACTGGAACTGAAGGAATTAGCAGCCTCAACAATGGCTAATGTAGTCTCGAATCCTGGGCACTGGGAATTAGCATGTACTGACAAGAAAGGCCATTTACTGCAGTCTAAACCAATTATCACGAAACTTTTGGGGCTCTTATCTTCTGCCTCTTCTAAATGCCAAGCTTCCGCACTTCGCATTTTATATGGCATGTCATTGTCTCCACAGGCATCAG AGTCTGTAGCTTCTTACATAATGGACGGCCAGGGACTCGAAAAGATCATATTGTTTCTCGATCATGCAGAAGACGAACAGAGACTTCATGCTTGCAAACTTACTAGACTGCTCTCTGAACGATTTCATCAAGATTTAGCAAGTCGACTGAGATCTTCCGACAAGATTCCTCTGCTTAAAGAGAAGATTTTAGATAGAAAAACAATTGAGAGTGAAAGGTCTGATACAGCATGCATACTTGCTAATCTTCCTCTAGCCGAAGAGGATGTGACAACTCTCCTCGGAGCTAGTTTCTTGAGATGGTCAGTCGATACGATAAAAAATCATCAGCAAAAGTCTAAGGGGAGAACTTTCAAATCTCAGCCAAGCATGGTCGAAGGACTTCTTGGCCTCTTACTTCAATTTACCAGATCCACTGACCCGGAGATTCTATCTGTGATTAGAGAGTTGAGCCTGATGAGCGTGTTCTGTGAGCAGCTTAACTTTCCTTCAAAACCCAGAATGAAGCAACTCGCTGCCCTTGGATTGAAGAATCTGTCGGAAACTGGAAGGGTGGTTGCTGCTGGACACTTAGAACCACCGCCACCTCAGCGGTTGTGCTCTTCCTTGGTATTCATGTGTGGCTGTGTCCCTCCCGAACCTTCTCGATGCCCCATACACAACTCTCTGTGCGAAGAGCACGCTCATTTGTGTTTGCTACAGTGCAACTGTATCAAGCCTCTAGTTGATCTCCTTGATGACGAGGACACTGATGTCCAAGTCGCTGCAGTGGAGGCGCTTTCCACTCTCATTTTAGAAAGTTCCAGGAGTTTGAAGTGTGCTGTCGAGGAGTTTGAGAGGCAAGATGCCGTTGATGCTTTAATTAACCTTTTCTCGGAAGTTCGAGCTGGTGAACTTCAGGAGAGGACGGCTTGGATGATAGAAAGGATAATTAGAGTGGAAAGCCAATCCTCTCGCCACTCGCTCAATCAGAACCTGGTTAGGGCCTTGATAGAAGCCTTGAGGCATGGGAATGCTAACACAAAGAGGCATGCTCAAGATGCTCTTACCAATCTAAAACAGATATCAGGAGTTAGTGGAAGTTCCTCGAGTCAGATTCAGTTAAGAAGGTAG
- the LOC115745919 gene encoding selT-like protein: protein MDRGQILLLGLPLFLLCSDLVNLFTPPPPKPPLAHRHRQPHHHNPPEALEFPAQLQKPSTIGGIGLGSTVVINFCSSCSYRGTAVTMKKMLETQFPGIDVVLANYPPPLPKRILAKLVPVAQIGVFAIIMAGEHIFPMVGIAVPPPWYYSLRANRFGTIASTWLLGNVFQSFLQSSGAFEVHCNDELVFSKLKEGRFPGEIELKDLVGRRLANSRVTDGLGGMWS, encoded by the exons ATGGATCGAGGGCAGATTCTGCTGCTAGGGCTCCCACTCTTCCTGCTATGCTCCGACCTCGTCAACCTATTCACGCCTCCACCTCCTAAGCCTCCTCTCGCTCACCGCCACCGCCAGCCGCACCATCACAATCCCCCCGAAGCCCTAGAGTTCCCTGCTCAG TTGCAGAAGCCGAGCACTATTGGGGGCATTGGTCTGGGGAGCACAGTCGTCAtcaatttttgttcttcttgcTCATATAG GGGTACTGCAGTGACAATGAAGAAGATGCTGGAGACGCAGTTTCCTGGTATTGATGTTGTTCTTGCAAATTACCCTCCACCACTGCCAAAGCGCATTCTGGCTAAATTGGTGCCAGTCGCTCAGATTGGAGTATTTGCTATCATCATGGCCGGAGAGCATATATTTCCGATGGTTGGGATTGCAGTGCCTCCACCTTGGTATTATTCTCTTCGTGCAAACAGGTTTGGGACTATTGCTTCAACTTGGCTTCTCGGCAATGTGTTCCAGTCCTTCCTTCAAAGCTCTGGTGCTTTTGAAGTTCACTGCAATGATGAGCTG GTCTTCTCAAAATTGAAGGAGGGAAGGTTTCCTGGTGAGATCGAATTGAAAGATTTGGTTGGCAGAAGATTGGCAAATTCTAGAGTTACAGATGGCCTTGGGGGTATGTGGTCCTAG
- the LOC125315422 gene encoding uncharacterized protein LOC125315422 encodes MSFRGSLCFWLLLLLLLQDSPTLCWGRRTVSLDIASEYEDEWVVEGRSLKVTVNDYGGPSANRGHDPPTPPKKVGNNGNRGGGRRG; translated from the exons atgtcCTTTAGAGGGAGCTTGTGCTTctggttgctgctgctgctgctgctgcaagaTTCTCCGACGCTTTGTTGGGGACGGCGCACCGTTTCGCTTGACATTGCATCAG AGTATGAAGATGAATGGGTGGTGGAAGGAAGATCTTTGAAAGTGACAGTGAACGACTATGGTGGTCCATCAGCAAACCGTGGCCATGACCCTCCGACTCCACCTAAGAAGGTCGGCAACAACGGCAATCGTGGTGGCGGCAGGAGAGGCTGA